The window ATAAATTGGAAGCGTTAGATATTCCAATTATTGTACTGCCATTTAATCAACCTCTCCCAGAGCATATCAACCTAAGGGGCGATGGTAATGAGCTTGGCGGGTTGGTTGCTGACTATTTCACCTCAAGGGGATATAACAATTTTGCATTTTTTGGCCTCAAAGATTTTTACTGGTCTGTTGAGCGGCAAATGGGCTATTGCTTTTCTCTTGAAAAATTGGGATATACTGTCAATACATTCCTATATGATACAAAGGCTTTAAAGTGGGAAGAACTTCCAGTTAAGCTTGTAAACTGGTTTGCTTCAATAAAAACACCATGTGCCATTTTTTCGGCCACTGATGAATTAAATGTTCCATTAATAGAAGCGGCAAAGGAATTTGGCGTAAAAGTACCCGATGATATCTCGATAATGGGAGTAGATAACGATATCATGATCTGCGAGATGATTAGCCCATCTTTGTCTTCTGTAGGGCAAGGTGCAATTCAGGCTGGCTTTGACACGGCTTTAGCTCTACATAGATGGCTGGCTTACAATGAACGACCTGAAGGTGATATCCTGGTAGGCATTGGAGCGATAGTTACGCGAAACTCCACAAACGCATTGGCTATAGCTGATGAACAGGTGC is drawn from Pedobacter sp. HDW13 and contains these coding sequences:
- a CDS encoding substrate-binding domain-containing protein translates to MNKKKFKIAILLQVSRVYDRDILTGITNFNKLHDKFIFFLSPPYYTDIDNGAKLIQRIIDWKPDAILTNEVPGLDKLEALDIPIIVLPFNQPLPEHINLRGDGNELGGLVADYFTSRGYNNFAFFGLKDFYWSVERQMGYCFSLEKLGYTVNTFLYDTKALKWEELPVKLVNWFASIKTPCAIFSATDELNVPLIEAAKEFGVKVPDDISIMGVDNDIMICEMISPSLSSVGQGAIQAGFDTALALHRWLAYNERPEGDILVGIGAIVTRNSTNALAIADEQVRKALHYIANTAPYKDISVEDVVQNTTLSRRVLEKKFKGITKTTILEEIKKKRIERIKFLLVNSDLTVKEIAWELDFRNVDNITRYFKQYTHSGLLEYRNNFRRF